From the genome of Plasmodium malariae genome assembly, chromosome: 9, one region includes:
- the RTCB gene encoding tRNA-splicing ligase RtcB, putative, whose translation MERKWNNDVFGFIEKAKETNLYKVNKGLVPDMNVIGHMYLNDRLKLLIDDEIRTYQLNRSSTFLPAVIQIANVSTLPGIVKASIALPDVHAGYGFSIGNVAAFNMNNEKAIISPGGVGFDINCGVRLIRTNLFYDDIKDKQEELTQLLFNHIPVGVGSQGFILCNQENLDDALCLGMDWCIKEGYSWIEDKVNCEDNGRSLYADSNFVSIRAKKRGITQMGTLGAGNHYAEIQIVDEIYDKQSAKLMGIEKKNQVCVMIHSGSRGLGHQVATDALIEMEKSMKKYKLNVIDKQLACTPIHSKEGKNYLKAMGAACNFAWINRSSMTFLARQTFSKIFNQSPDDLDMHVIYDVSHNIAKIEEHYFDGKIQNLLVHRKGCTRAFPPFHPLVPLDYQYCGQPILIGGTMGTYSYVLTGTEKAMQATFGSTCHGAGRALSRNKSRNSLSYVDVLNKLKDEHISIRVASPKLIMEEAPESYKNVSDVVQTCHDAGISNKCFRLKPVAVIKG comes from the coding sequence ATGGAGCGGAAATGGAATAACGACGTATTTGGTTTCATCGAAAAGGCGAAGGAAACAAACCTGTACAAAGTTAATAAGGGGCTAGTTCCAGATATGAATGTCATAGGgcatatgtatttaaatgATAGATTAAAACTGTTGATAGATGATGAGATTAGAACTTATCAATTGAATAGAAGCTCTACCTTTCTACCAGCAGTTATTCAAATAGCTAATGTATCTACATTACCAGGAATAGTAAAAGCATCCATTGCTCTTCCCGATGTACATGCAGGTTATGGATTTTCCATCGGAAACGTTGCAGcatttaatatgaataatgaaaaagcaATAATATCTCCTGGAGGTGTTGGTTTCGATATAAATTGTGGGGTTCGCTTAATAAgaactaatttattttatgatgatataaaagataaacaAGAAGAATTAACACAGttattatttaatcataTACCTGTAGGAGTTGGATCTCAaggatttattttatgtaatcaAGAAAATCTAGATGATGCTTTATGTTTAGGTATGGACTGGTGCATTAAAGAAGGCTATTCATGGATTGAAGATAAAGTAAATTGTGAAGATAATGGACGTAGTTTATATGCAGATAGTAATTTTGTATCTATACGAGCTAAAAAAAGAGGTATAACCCAAATGGGTACATTAGGAGCTGGTAATCATTATGCGGAGATACAAATTGTTGATGAAATTTATGATAAACAAAGTGCTAAATTAATGggaatagaaaaaaaaaatcaagtATGTGTTATGATACATTCAGGAAGTCGAGGTCTGGGGCATCAAGTAGCTACAGATGCATTAATTGAAATGGAAAAGagtatgaaaaaatataaattaaatgtaattgATAAACAATTAGCATGTACACCAATACATtcaaaagaaggaaaaaattatttaaaagctATGGGAGCTGCTTGTAATTTTGCATGGATTAATAGATCATCTATGACTTTTTTAGCTAGACAAACcttttctaaaatttttaatcaATCTCCAGATGATCTAGATATGCATGTGATATACGATGTATCACATAATATAGCAAAAATTGAAGAACATTATTTTGATGGTAAgatacaaaatttattagtACATAGAAAAGGGTGCACCAGAGCTTTTCCTCCTTTTCATCCATTAGTCCCACTAGACTATCAATATTGTGGACAACCTATATTAATAGGTGGTACTATGGGTACATATTCTTATGTACTCACAGGTACTGAAAAAGCGATGCAAGCTACTTTTGGATCCACTTGTCATGGCGCTGGTAGAGCTTTAAGTAGAAACAAAAGCAGAAATTCTTTAAGTTATGTAGATGTTCTAAATAAACTAAAGGATGAACATATATCCATACGAGTTGCTTCCCCAAAATTAATTATGGAAGAAGCTCCTGAgtcttataaaaatgtatcgGATGTTGTTCAAACTTGTCATGATGCGGGTATATCGAACAAGTGCTTTCGACTTAAGCCGGTTGCTGTTATAAAGGGGTGA
- the PmUG01_09015400 gene encoding conserved Plasmodium protein, unknown function, which yields MNWKKALSLAGGAAAVVALTYILMKDDENHDENDDENDERKRKDGKLNKDSNKIIKGDSMTRDDLLQLLNEMLKLQTDMKNIVKDLIVVAKKNNYDFMAVYEVAKTYNTIDPLGKYQIEMPEFDKVVESYHFDPEVKEKVAKLMSSQENYYVNMSDTTLSVDKIIEIHHFMLNELYKIDPEFKKIPNKSELDPKLIALVIQSIVSAKVEEEFNLTSEDVEASIANQQYALTSNMEFARVNIQMQTIMNKFMGDHFKFMCDKEGAY from the exons ATGAATTGGAAAAAGGCGTTAAGTTTAGCAG GTGGAGCAGCGGCAGTTGTTGCCTTAACGTATATTCTAATGAAGGACGATGAAAATCATGATGAGAATGATGATGAAAACGATGAAAGGAAGAGAAAGGACGGTAAACTAAATAAAGATTCaaataaaatcataaaaGGAGACTcg atgACAAGGGATGATTTGCTCCAACTTTTAAACGAAATGTTAAAATTACAAACTGATATGAAGAATATCGTTAAAGACTTAATTGTagttgcaaaaaaaaataattatga TTTTATGGCCGTTTATGAAGTGgcaaaaacatataatacaatagATCCACTGGGAAAGTATCAAATCGAAATGCCAGAATTTGACAAAGTTGTGGAAAGCTATCATTTTGATCCag AAGTAAAAGAGAAAGTAGCAAAGCTTATGTCATCCCAAGAAAa TTATTATGTGAACATGAGTGACACAACATTGAGTgttgataaaataattgaaataCACCATTTTATGTTAAATGAATTGTATAAGATTGACccagaatttaaaaaaataccaaATAAAAGTGAACTAGATCCTAAACTAATAGCATTAG TTATTCAGTCAATAGTTAGTGCCAAAGTAGAGGAAGAATTTAATTTGACTTCAGAAGATGTGGAAGCGTCTATTGCAAATCAACAATATGCATTAACTTCA AATATGGAATTTGCAAGAGTTAATATACAGATGCAAACAATCATGAACAAATTTATGGG tgatcattttaaatttatgtgTGACAAAGAAGGAGCTTACTAA
- the RUVB2 gene encoding RuvB-like helicase 2, putative produces MQINLENINTSGDTKKERVNIHSHIKGLGVNTNIYLHEEEINLSDTRYSIFFDNSCGLVGQYKAREASLFLVDLIKQKKLAGKCILLAGPSGSGKSALAIGISREINKKMPFVFLSGSEVYSNEIKKTEVILEAFRKSIHIKIKEEKLVYEGEVVDMLVEENECLYSLNRAKQINAIIITLKTVKGSKTLRLAPKIHEQIVREKIKIGDIIYIETNTGHVKRLGRCNVYSKEYDIEFDEYVSLPKGEVHKKKEVVQQISLHDIDLANANPTVGEDLASVLNSYLRPKKTEITEKLRVEINKTVNKFLEMGLAEIIPGVLYIDEAHMLDIECFSYLNRAIESPLAPIVIMATNRGICTVKGTDNIEPHGIPVDLLDRLIIVKTFPYTLKEIVQILALRAHSEKINISEQGMNYLAKIGIQSSLRFAMLLLEPSRIIASIEGKSIIDINHIEQADELFMDAKTSAHRVVEQANKFVN; encoded by the coding sequence ATGCAGATAAATTTAGAAAACATTAACACGTCAGGAGATACGAAAAAAGAGAGGGTTAACATACACAGTCATATTAAAGGACTGGGGGTGAACACAAATATTTACCTACatgaagaagaaataaatttaagtGATACAAGGTACTCCATCTTTTTTGATAACAGTTGTGGGTTAGTTGGTCAATATAAAGCTAGAGAAGCATCATTATTTCTGGTtgatttaataaaacaaaaaaagctAGCTGggaaatgtatattattagcAGGACCAAGTGGAAGTGGTAAAAGTGCATTAGCTATTGGAATAAGtagagaaataaataaaaaaatgccATTTGTATTTCTCTCAGGATCTGAAGTATATagtaatgaaataaaaaagacgGAAGTTATTTTAGAAGCCTTTCGAAAAAgtatacacataaaaataaaagaagagaaGTTAGTATATGAAGGTGAAGTAGTAGATATGCTTGTAGAAGAAAATGAAtgtttatattcattaaatagggcaaaacaaattaatgctattattattaccttGAAAACTGTTAAGGGGTCAAAAACATTGAGATTAGCACCTAAAATACATGAGCAAATcgtaagagaaaaaataaaaataggtgatattatatatatagaaacaAATACAGGTCATGTAAAAAGATTAGGTAGGTGTAATGTATATTCAAAAGAATATGATATAGAATTTGATGAATATGTTTCTTTACCTAAAGGTGAAGtacataagaaaaaagaagttgTTCAACAAATATCTTTACATGATATAGATCTCGCTAATGCAAATCCCACTGTTGGTGAAGATTTAGCATCTGTTTTAAATTCATACTTAAGACctaaaaaaacagaaattaCAGAAAAGTTAAGAGtagaaattaataaaactgtaaacaaatttttagAAATGGGTTTAGCTGAAATTATCCCAGgagttttatatattgatgAAGCACATATGTTAGACATAGAATGTTTTTCTTACTTAAATAGAGCTATTGAATCGCCTTTAGCTCCTATAGTTATTATGGCTACTAATAGAGGAATTTGTACTGTTAAAGGTACAGATAATATAGAACCACATGGTATCCCAGTAGATTTGTTAGACAGACTAATAATTGTTAAAACTTTTCCATATACATTAAAAGAAATCGTACAAATATTAGCTTTACGTGCACATTCTgagaaaattaatattagtGAACAAGGCATGAATTACTTAGCGAAAATTGGAATTCAGTCTTCTCTACGTTTTGCCATGTTATTATTAGAACCGTCCAGAATTATTGCATCTATTGAAGGGAAAAGTATTATAGACATAAATCATATAGAGCAAGCGGATGAACTCTTTATGGATGCTAAAACGTCTGCGCATAGAGTCGTAGAGCAGGCAAACAAGTTTGTTAACTAG
- the PmUG01_09015500 gene encoding conserved Plasmodium protein, unknown function, producing the protein MAIHRDVITFIFGIIASVLLFVIGGMFDNLSYILGCYTFVGFLLTIYTIFAFLIPNTKKSRDFVFSYAVSTACMFVLSLMVHIVITDRHTKISCEQKSNNCVKYVFASVFGFVSSTCFLVTSVLTFKIARVW; encoded by the coding sequence ATGGCGATACATAGGGACGTAATAACTTTCATATTTGGAATTATAGCATCGGTTCTATTATTTGTAATAGGGGGCATGTTTGACAATCTCAGTTATATATTGGGTTGCTATACCTTCGTAGGATTTcttttaacaatatatactatattcGCTTTCCTAATACCAAACACAAAAAAGTCAAGagattttgttttttcttatgCAGTAAGTACTGCATGCATGTTTGTATTATCCTTAATGGTTCATATTGTAATAACAGATCGTCATACTAAAATCAGTTGTGAACAGAAATCAAATAATTGCGTTAAATACGTTTTTGCTTCTGTATTTGGATTTGTTTCATCCACGTGTTTCTTAGTTACATCAGtattaacatttaaaatagCTCGTGTTTGGTAG